The following proteins come from a genomic window of Candidatus Amarolinea dominans:
- a CDS encoding two pore domain potassium channel family protein, translated as MALTPEQEQALTDLLRRLPAAPASTPSPAPDLLQTWLGVSGADLGAGLQALLARKAQVETRVLDWVGRNPLEAAVQFLGAAAWAFYRAEQNANPRISTYTDAFYYIATCASVGYADIFAVTQTGRAIAALVMIIGPALTNRLLDQPRRA; from the coding sequence ATGGCGCTGACCCCCGAACAAGAACAAGCTCTGACCGATTTACTGCGCCGGCTGCCGGCCGCGCCCGCCAGCACGCCATCGCCGGCGCCAGACCTGCTGCAGACCTGGCTGGGCGTGTCGGGCGCTGATCTCGGCGCTGGCTTACAGGCTCTGCTGGCGCGCAAGGCGCAGGTCGAGACGCGCGTCTTGGACTGGGTCGGAAGAAATCCGCTCGAGGCAGCCGTGCAATTCCTCGGCGCGGCCGCGTGGGCCTTTTACCGCGCCGAACAGAACGCCAACCCCAGAATCTCCACCTACACCGATGCCTTCTACTACATCGCCACCTGCGCCTCGGTGGGCTACGCCGACATCTTCGCGGTGACTCAGACCGGCCGGGCCATTGCTGCGCTGGTCATGATCATCGGCCCCGCGCTGACCAACCGCCTGCTCGACCAGCCGCGACGCGCTTGA